The Ipomoea triloba cultivar NCNSP0323 chromosome 13, ASM357664v1 genomic interval AATACCAAATCAATAGGACCAAACTAGTACCCCCTCCTTTCTCTGATAAAAAAATAGGACCACACTAGTCCAAGCAGCCAAAAGTACTatatttctcaaaattttatcaataatttttttctaggtaatatattgtattggacAAGACATAAATTGGATAGTCATTTGatatgtaataaatttatattttaatatcttGCAAGTTACACATATAGTAAATTAGTGAACACTGTTCAATGCTTGGTATACAATTATCATGTCTCTTGTGGGAATAGTATAGGAGTTGGAGTCACTAGTTGTGgcggaaaaaagaagaaaacatgtAATAGATTAGAACTAGGGGAGGGGGAAGGGTGGGTTACCTGCGCTTGAGGACATGCCTATGAAGTTATCAATaccattaaataattatttatttttattatctttctaatcaattacatataggCTCAAGTGAAAATGTGCGCGGTTTCCTTTAATGGGTTGTCCACACCTGTGTCCTAAAGACATCTAAAAACTGTAAACACTTCTAAAAACTGAATCTCaacacatcatttttttttcaattattattttggagACCAAGGTCTACCATGGGTATGGTGAACTCTGTCTAGATGGGTTATGTAATAGTACTAAAGGTGTCCCTAAATTGGTCAATGGCGAGTCAGCCCAAGCCCGCTGATTTGACACATTTAAATTGTAGTTTAGCTGCATTTTCACTTGTGCTCTTGAAACGTTTTCCACTACCTTTGTCCTTGGCTGCTGTTGGTGGCAAAATTGTTATGCTTAATGATGCCATAGCGCCATAAAATGTTTGTAATGCGTCATTTTTGTTTATAGCTATCTGTGCTATTGCTTTTTCCCCTTTGAAGTTTACTTTTGTGCTCTTGCAGAAATGTAAACACTAACTattattttgattctcattcttaATGTGTAAACTCATAAACCAAACATACCCTAAGTGATGTTGCTCGGGTTCACCCCTCCGAGTGattaaaaaattgacatgttgACTTAGTGGATAGCCTTCCATggatccaacaaaaaaaaatggtaagtAACCATTTAAGATGACAGATTggttttattaatataaatgagtaaatttcttattaattaggtttttagttttttttttctgtgtttttATGGACTTACAATAGCTAACAAGCTTGATATATAGATGAATGTATTGcgtgataaaattaaaattcatacaCCACAATAACCACATACAAACATCCTTGTCAATAGAATACATGCCCTTATATTGAAATTCTAACAAATCAAACATGGATAGTTATAGGGAAAGTAGTGCAACAACATTACATATGTTGAAGATAGTAGGTGTATTTCCATTTTTATTCTTAGGATTGATTATATGATCGGATCAATTAAAACAGAGGTAATGATGGCTTTAAGCTCGGTTGCGGAATGTGTATATGCATCTCCATCTTTGTACATTAAATCTATAACTCTTGCGAGGTTGACAACCCGGATGAGTATAGACATAGGTAAAGCAGTTGACTTAAGACATTCTTGATTAATGTCTTTCCATGCATTGCTGACTCGTTCCTGAAACTCGATAAAGGTCTCTTCCTTTGATTTCTCATATTGTTTCATGTAGCATTCTACAGCTGAATCTACGTGCCCTCTTTGTTGCTCAAACTATTCAATCaagtatgcaaatatatattatatgattattGCATTTCTAGAGAAgcaaatatatatgatttacaATCTTTAACTCACCCTCGATCACACAACAATCATCATGTTTAAATAGAGATTGATTGGTATGTATAGtacacaaataaaatttaaatatacctCATGTCCAGCCATGTCATTCATTAATCTACAAATAACTGATGCAGCTTGAATAATTAATGGCTCCTTACACACCAAATCAAAGGCCTCTTTCGTTACAAAATCTTCTTGCATGCCTACCAAAGAAGTTGTTGATAGCATCATATAAGCACCCGTTACAAGTGCAACCTTCATGTACTCCTCAAACTTTGGAGTACAACGATTGTAAAACCACTTTGCTTCTTCATAATATGCACCGGCTAACTTTTTCATCTAAAAACATATCAACAATCAAACTTACAAAAGTTATTATTATCCAAGATTTTAAACTTTATCATAAGCTTTGACATAGTTTATATTGAtcatttcataaaatatatattgattatATTGAACGTCTAAACATTACCTCAGATTTGGCGTAGCTGATACGGTATGATTCACCTTTGATGACTAACTCTTTTTCCATTTCAGCATAAACATCAAGAAGAGCGACATAGCAAACTCTCATAAATTCTGGTAATTCATTTACAACACTAGTATCCCATCTGCGTGGCAAAAGTGTATtaacactattatttaaaaaaaaaaaaacaagttgaaATTCTCAATTAAACAAGCTTAGGATGATCAAataataacagaagttataGAACCTATGGATTGCATCTGTGAATAGGTGGAGCTCATCAAGATTTCCATAGACATCATAAATATCATCAATAATTGTAGTTACAGCTGTAATTTTAACAAGAAATTTCCGGGCTAGAGAGTATTGTGGTTCAAAGTACACTCCTAACATCCAAAAGTAGCCCTCCACGAATCTATCCCTGACAAAAGGTAGATTTTTTGGAGTATCTAATTCTTTCCACCACCTATGTTACAGAAAACATAGAAACAATAGTTAGGTTAATTAGTTTATCGATTCATCAAAACCCTTTTTTATGTTTCATAGGAATTGTTTGACAGTGTATTTTGCACCTTCATGTAGCAAAAAAATGTTACCTTGTAAGATCACCTAGCTCCCTCTGATGTTCCTTCTGTAGCATGTTGAAGTCCAGCTTCGCAAATTTCAACAGTACAATATCATGAGTTTCATCAAGTTCATAAATTGATATGTATCTTCTTGCTTCTATTCTGGTTAATCTTTTGTAAATTGGCCTCTTCAATGCTTCACTGACTTGAGATCTAAGAGGATCGGTCAAGTTTGGTAACAAGGATTTTAGGTAAGAAGTGGTAAATACGAGTGCTTCATCTAAAATCTTCTCCCCACCTACTCTAAGATGTGATGCCTCGTAGAAAGCTAATATTGCTTGCACATTGTCGGTCAACGATTCCTTGAATTTGCCATCACATGAAGTGAAGCTTTCAAACACACCTGTAAAATTCTAGATCTCTCATATGGAGTACTCGTATTAATTAAATGCATGCTTTTGAATTATACACTTACTGCAAGGTGCATGATAGCCCTGTTGTCTAAGTAGTCGAAAGCGTAAAGAGACAGTATAAAGATCATTCTCATCATTTTCGGCATTGAATTCATAGTAGGTATTGAATATGAGTTGCAATGTTGCTTCAATCTCCTTTTCAAAATGATAGCTCACTCCTAAGAGTTGGATCTTATTGATCAATTCCAATTTTTGGGAAGAAATGCATGGGGCTTCCACAAGCATGTTCTTCACCTTTTCCTTCAGTTGTTGATGCTCTTGCCATTCTTGTGCTTCTGCTTTCTGTATATACAACGAACACacctcatttttcttttataaaaaattccatattatattattggttTGTGTGAGACATGTCTTATGGGTCTCAATCCTTATCATCCGTCtaatctaataaaaataaatcataataacATTGcagatataatataattaatactttaagtcgatcttatatatatacaatacattatattataaattagaaCTTTATAGTAAAACTGTAATAGACCATTTGcagaaataaagtaataacataacataattgtAGATATAATCTATACTTTAAGcattatttataatactttatagcataaatataGTCGCAAAATTGTAATAGATAATTTgcagaaataaaataataacataacaGAATTGCTagatattatttataaatactataaaggattatatatataataatttatagcataaatgtaatatacattttgCAAGAGATAAAGTAATATACATTTTGCAGATATCATCAATACTTTAAACATGATATATGATgctttatagcataaatgtagTACAGGAAAACTATAATAGACAATTTGTAAGAAATGAAGTGTCATTATATAGCATTACATATATGTAATACTTTaagcgtatatatatatatatatatatatatatatataatactttatcaCAAACCTACAATTTGCAGGAAATAGTATTAACAAACTCATATCACATAAAACTCAAATTCTTCTGAACCGAttcgtctcacggattgagacctaTGAGACGGTCTCATTAGAGAATTTTCCTTATATTATTGTGAAAAGCACTCCGATCTCTTCCtctaatttcacttttttttggggggttcaATCAAAGAGTCTTGATTCAATTTATTcccaatttaaattttatattatttaatttagcaTATGTTactaaatttcatatatttaaaacCACTAAAGAAAAATTACTACTTAGAAAAATTACTACTTATAGAATTTCTAATTTCACAAATGAATACTAAAGGCTATGGGACACGTATAATAAGACAAAAGGTGTACACTTTACTTGATAggctgcatatatatattgggtttatcgaggcaaaccccactcctcttccgagtatgtgagtaaaccctcgccctgtgatcctagccggcaaaggactacaaggaggttaaccaacctaggttgcccatagctgaccggctcaaacccgggtggcagacgcTAGATAATTATTTCAATGTAAAAAGAtattgcctgaaatctagcttgtaaatatattatgttttatttttatttttatttttattttttggttataAAGGAAACTCACGATCACCATCCGAGGACATGCGTGGAATAAATCTCACTCTTAGAGTCTTAGGTAATACCCCGCAAATCAAACACCACACTTGAAAAATTCTGTGTAACGGGCTCAACCGAGAGGGTGTTAGAAGAGATATATTGCTTTCACTCTTGTAAATATATACCCTAAAAACTAATAGTTATTCATTGaagtattttttgaattggtTACCTTTTCGTGAGAAGAGTAAGCTAGGAAATGGTCACCCCAAACGCTTGGATGAAAATTGGCAGAACGACGAGTAACTTCATGCATCTGAGGGCGGTTTGATGTAAGAATAGATAATGGTTGATTAATGGCAGCCATTTTTTGCATAGAAGGGGACAGAAGGAAACAAACAATTCAAGACAAGTAGTAGTAGGCTTTGCATATTTTTCTTTGGAGGTGCCCCTCAATTTATAGTAAATTTCAAGCGTGCAAAACTAAAAACGATATCTAGATTATGTAATTGTAGTAGAGGTGACAAAGGGACGAGTTAGTCTAAAGTCTGGTCCAGGCTCGATACGGTCCATTTGCTACAATGAGCGGACTAGGGCTAGCACGTTTTATACTAGGAATAGGATtagactttaattttttgtccATGCATGGACCAGGTCGGGCCGGCCTGGGTCATTGGCCTGtacatttttgaaaatatataatatacatatatactctaaTAGAGTAATGAATTATGAGATTATCATATAGAAACTGTGATATTGGTTTTATGCTTATTAAATTCTTATGTATTTACTGTTTAGCTAGTTAACTATCATCTAACTAACATATTAAGTAGTAATTACtatcttaaaatattttgaagttgtaaaattttatttgtttcaaattggAAAAATTACTTACTACTTAGTAGTTATAATTTGTAAACTTATTCTTATTAATGGtattgaattattaattaattaggtgcGAACCTGTCTGTTCCTATTAGAGAGTAGTATCtgtctgttcataactactttctcaatcaaatgaagcacaaagagccaatattgcctccactgagggtCGAACACCAATAGGCTCAATGAAcccacccctcccatgtggggtgcaatcaggtgtcactagaccacaaggtctttggcaccgTTAGTGTCCTCTATTAATCTTAAATTTACGTTATTTTTATTCTTGGACATTACATTATTGCCCTTCTTCAATCATGCACGTTAACAAAGATAGatgatctaaaaaaaaaaaaaaacaaaatgccTCAATTTGATGTGAAGATGATTTAATTGTACGTATGTAGTACTAGTATTCGAGGCATGTGGATGAATTATTGAGAcctgaaatatttgcattgtaatATCTATAAATTCAACAACCATGTTTTTGGACGTGAATGAAAATGTCATATTCTCAAGTGTACCTAAATTTGcgtgaaaatatatatatatgggaccTATAAATATTGACGGTTTCTTCTCCACCATTTCTCATTTCGTGGTTCAAATATATACTTGAAAAGTAGATAAAACATAGCTATCTCTTTCCGTTTCTCTTTTATACTTTGTTTTTTGGTTGCCCTACCCAAATAtaattgaagaagaagaggaaaaacaAAGCATTTTGCGTCTTGAACTACAATTGTAGATGAAAtaagaaaaagtaaaacaacAACATCATATTCAAGATTATTGAGTGTTTCGTAAATAATAGTAAAtctgatttatttattaatttttgtggATTTGGCCTTCCAATAATATTAATGGTTTGACTTGGTAAACCGGTACTTAATAAATAACATATTGGCTTAGTGGATATAGCCctcaatccaaaaaaaaaaaaacaaaaaaaaacaaaaaacatttaAGATGATAGAttggttttattaattaatataaattagtaaattttatattaatttggtttttagtttttcattttatattttttgtgttttttgtggACTTACAATAGCTAACAAGCTTGATAGATGAATATATTgggtaataaaaataaaattcatacaCCACAATAACCACATACAAACACCCttgttaatatatatgataCATGTCTTGTTTAAGGTCACAAGTGTGGTGAAAAGAATCAGttaagagtgtgtttggaaagaaagaaaatgacttctggaaaatatttttcttttgaatgtTTGGCTGCACAAcaaaaaactgtctttgtgtgtttggttcattttcaaaaaaataacatgAAAATGGACATAATTGCATCACttcaacattttaattattatatacccaaaaaaatatatcatccaTCTACATATCAACTGGTGGTGGTGAATGGCGAAGAAGAAGCTTTTTGGGCAAAGTAGAAGTCCTATGGTGCTGCAAGTAGAAGTTGCGAAGAAGAAGCTTAGGGCGAAGAAGAATGaagcggaaaatgacttctcccccccccccccccccccccccccccaaaaaaaaaaNNNNNNNNNNNNNNNNNNNNNNNNNNNNNNNNNNNNNNNNNNNNNNNNNNNNNNNNNNNNNNNNNNNNNNNNNNNNNNNNNNNNNNNNNNNNNNNNNNNNNNNNNNNNNNNNNNNNNNNNNNNNNNNNNNNNNNNNNNNNNNNNNNNNNNNNNNNNNNNNNNNNNNNNNNNNNNNNNNNNNNNNNNNNNNNNNNNNNNNNNNNNNNNNNNNNNNNNNNNNNNNNNNNNNNNNNNNNNNNNNNNNNNNNNNNNNNNNNNNNNNNNNNNNNNNNNNNNNNNNNNNNNNNNNNNNNNNNNNNNNNNNNNNNNNNNNNNNNNNNNNNNNNNNNNNNNNNNNNNNNNNNNNNNNNNNNNNNNNNNNNNNNNNNNNNNNNNNNNNNNNNNNNNNNNNNNNNNNNNNNNNNNNNNNNNNNNNNNNNNNNNNNNNNNNNNNNNNNNNNNNNNNNNNNNNNNNNNNNNNNNNNNNNNNNNNNNNNNNNNNNNNNNNNNNNNNNNNNNNNNNNNNNNNNNNNNNNNNNNNNNNNNNNNNNNNNNNNNNNNNNNNNNNNNNNNNNNNNNNNNNNNNNNNNNNNNNNNNNNNNNNNNNNNNNNNNNNNNNNNNNNNNNNNNNNNNNNNNNNNNNNNNNNNNNNNNNNNNNNNNNNNNNNNNNNNNNNNNNNNNNNNNNNNNNNNNNNNNNNNNNNNNNNNNNNNNNNNNNNNNNNNNNNNNNNNNNNNNNNNNNNNNNNNNNNNNNNNNNNNNNNNNNNNNNNNNNNNNNNNNNNNNNNNNNNNNNNNNNNNNNNNNNNNNNNNNNNNNNNNNNNNNNNNNNNNNNNNNNNNNNNNNNNNNNNNNNNNNNNNNNNNNNNNNNNNNNNNNNNNNNNNNNNNNNNNNNNNNNNNNNNNNNNNNNNNNNNNNNNNNNNNNNNNNNNNNNNNNNNNNNNNNNNNNNNNNNNNNNNNNNNNNNNNNNNNNNNNNNNNNNNNNNNNNNNNNNNNNNNNNNNNNNNNNNNNNNNNNNNNNNNNNNNNNNNNNNNNNNNNNNNNNNNNNNNNNNNNNNNNNNNNNNNNNNNNNNNNNNNNNNNNNNNNNNNNNNNNNNNNNNNNNNNNNNNNNNNNNNNNNNNNNNNNNNNNNNNNNNNNNNNNNNNNNNNNNNNNNNNNNNNNNNNNNNNNNNNNNNNNNNNNNNNNNNNNNNNNNNNNNNNNNNNNNNNNNNNNNNNNNNNNNNNNNNNNNNNNNNNNNNNNNNNNNNNNNNNNNNNNNNNNNNNNNNNNNNNNNNNNNNNNNNNNNNNNNNNNNNNNNNNNNNNNNNNNNNNNNNNNNNNNNNNNNNNNNNNNNNNNNNNNNNNNNNNNNNNNNNNNNNNNNNNNNNNNNNNNNNNNNNNNNNNNNNNNNNNNNNNNNNNNNNNNNNNNNNNNNNNNNNNNNNNNNNNNNNNNNNNNNNNNNNNNNNNNNNNNNNNNNNNNNNNNNNNNNNNNNNNNNNNNNNNNNNNNNNNNNNNNNNNNNNNNNNNNNNNNNNNNNNNNNNNNNNNNNNNNNNNNNNNNNNNNNNNNNNNNNNNNNNNNNNNNNNNNNNNNNNNNNNNNNNNNNNNNNNNNNNNNNNNNNNNNNNNNNNNNNNNNNNNNNNNNNNNNNNNNNNNNNNNNNNNNNNNNNNNNNNNNNNNNNNNNNNNNNNNNNNNNNNNNNNNNNNNNNNNNNNNNNNNNNNNNNNNNNNNNNNNNNNNNNNNNNNNNNNNNNNNNNNNNNNNNNNNNNNNNNNNNNNNNNNNNNNNNNNNNNNNNNNNNNNNNNNNNNNNNNNNNNNNNNNNNNNNNNNNNNNNNNNNNNNNNNNNNNNNNNNNNNNNNNNNNNNNNNNNNNNNNNNNNNNNNNNNNNNNNNNNNNNNNNNNNNNNNNNNNNNNNNNNNNNNNNNNNNNNNNNNNNNNNNNNNNNNNNNNNNNNNNNNNNNNNNNNNNNNNNNNNNNNNNNNNNNNNNNNNNNNNNNNNNNNNNNNNNNNNNNNNNNNNNNNNNNNNNNNNNNNNNNNNNNNNNNNNNNNNNNNNNNNNNNNNNNNNNNNNNNNNNNNNNNNNNNNNNNNNNNNNNNNNNNNNNNNNNNNNNNNNNNNNNNNNNNNNNNNNNNNNNNNNNNNNNNNNNNNNNNNNNNNNNNNNNNNNNNNNNNNNNNNNNNNNNNNNNNNNNNNNNNNNNNNNNNNNNNNNNNNNNNNNNNNNNNNNNNNNNNNNNNNNNNNNNNNNNNNNNNNNNNNNNNNNNNNNNNNNNNNNNNNNNNNNNNNNNNNNNNNNNNNNNNNNNNNNNNNNNNNNNNNNNNNNNNNNNNNNNNNNNNNNNNNNNNNNNNNNNNNNNNNNNNNNNNNNNNNNNNNNNNNNNNNNNNNNNNNNNNNNNNNNNNNNNNNNNNNNNNNNNNNNNNNNNNNNNNNNNNNNNNNNNNNNNNNNNNNNNNNNNNNNNNNNNNNNNNNNNNNNNNNNNNNNNNNNNNNNNNNNNNNNNNNNNNNNNNNNNNNNNNNNNNNNNNNNNNNNNNNNNNNNNNNNNNNNNNNNNNNNNNNNNNNNNNNNNNNNNNNNNNNNNNNNNNNNNNNNNNNNNNNNNNNNNNNNNNNNNNNNNNNNNNNNNNNNNNNNNNNNNNNNNNNNNNNNNNNNNNNNNNNNNNNNNNNNNNNNNNNNNNNNNNNNNNNacccccccccccctctccccctcccaaaaaaaaggaaagtcattttcctgaaaaaaTGGCCTATTTTCATTTGACCAATACTACAATTTTCATTGACCACATTTTCTCCCATCTTGCTAAAGATTGaaaacccagaaaatgattttcggaaattatttttcgagttttcaaaCACAGCCTAAATGTGTGTATGCTAAtaatttatactccgtatatgccATTTAGTTTAAATTGTTGACTAATATAATTGTTAAGATCAACATATACAGATCATATCAAGTAAACAATATTATAAAACTGCAGAAAATATAACTAAGTTGTGATTTTATATGGCACATTGGCACTGCTATGAGTTATgtaattaatactaataatttaaaaagccagtaaaataaataagtgtGAAGTGCATGTACACATATCACAGTTATAACAAAATAGTCTCAACACATATCATCATACTAAAAGACTAGGAGAAAAGTACCTGACAATAGTAGTGATTTCAAACTAGTTTTATTTGCAATCTTATCAAATTTAGTTACcagattatattttattaaaacgCAGATTATGCAATGAATCTAAGAACAAATGATAGCATCAGTTAATTAAAGAAAGATacttttatataacaaaataaaacgtCTGATAATATAAGGcccatatgtatatatttactcGTTCTTATAATTGTTAACttatttagtattatttttgtagAAAATTGTTGGCCTTTTCATTAGCCTTTTAATTGTAACTGATTCTTTTCACCACACTTGGATAAAAATTTGTCCAAAACCCAGCCTTTTCATtagcaaaaaacaaaaactcactTTTTATTCTATGCAAAAAATCACAATTGTAGGTGCTCTAAGGATTCAAAACGAGATACTGCAGTGTTTGAATCCCAAAACGAGAGACCGCATTTTGAACCCtgctccaaaaattatgtgtttacagttaacatattctgtacatgtaattaacaatttttgtacccgtaaacaaattgaaggcacataacatggtaattacaaacacaaaacatgataactacagacacataaattgttaagtgcaggtacaaaatatgttaattgtaaacacataagatgttggtcaacatgttatgtgtctacaattataacatattatgtgaagggttgtagttttcgcggtggatggaaagtaataggtggtaaaacgggaagaagttcccgagtatcgttctcaaaggatggcaaggagggagttcaagcggtaaggggattaagcacaagagtgtttagtgtttgaaagctaacccaaacatagtaagaaaatgcacatgaaacatcatgaaaataaggaacaaacaaaggaaacaattaagtggaaaggaggatttggatattgcaactcatataggtatccttgatttcctaagatactaggctagcaacacttagataatgaagatgagacaaggtcaccaacaccaccgccactctcgtggtcaatggactcactccttagaccgtaatgtcatcatTGTGATCattaggctaggagaggcattttgtcaaacacgttatgtgcctcttatcttccacttctcctttttctcaaaggtgagagggaaacgtgctaggctaggctaaggagtatccctactctcgtaggtgagactccttctccaaacacctctcatataggttgatcattcccacacaagagtcaaagaagatcaccattcacacaatcaaactcataatcaaagcaattgcaaaacccaattgatcaattcaaagctcaagaacatccataaaacattgctcaatccaaatccacaaagatctatctaatcatacttgaaattgaaatagcaaaagcaaaagtaatgacaagaaattaaaaggaagacttagcttgaaat includes:
- the LOC116001596 gene encoding (-)-germacrene D synthase-like translates to MAAINQPLSILTSNRPQMHEVTRRSANFHPSVWGDHFLAYSSHEKKAEAQEWQEHQQLKEKVKNMLVEAPCISSQKLELINKIQLLGVSYHFEKEIEATLQLIFNTYYEFNAENDENDLYTVSLRFRLLRQQGYHAPCSVFESFTSCDGKFKESLTDNVQAILAFYEASHLRVGGEKILDEALVFTTSYLKSLLPNLTDPLRSQVSEALKRPIYKRLTRIEARRYISIYELDETHDIVLLKFAKLDFNMLQKEHQRELGDLTRWWKELDTPKNLPFVRDRFVEGYFWMLGVYFEPQYSLARKFLVKITAVTTIIDDIYDVYGNLDELHLFTDAIHRWDTSVVNELPEFMRVCYVALLDVYAEMEKELVIKGESYRISYAKSEMKKLAGAYYEEAKWFYNRCTPKFEEYMKVALVTGAYMMLSTTSLVGMQEDFVTKEAFDLVCKEPLIIQAASVICRLMNDMAGHEFEQQRGHVDSAVECYMKQYEKSKEETFIEFQERVSNAWKDINQECLKSTALPMSILIRVVNLARVIDLMYKDGDAYTHSATELKAIITSVLIDPII